The DNA window TAGCCAGGCTGTTTGAACGTAGTACCTACAGTCAATTTCATTTCACTCTTGAAACCTGCTAATGCCTCAGGCAtcatatcagtggttctcaaacttttttttgaacaaacacccccttgacctcatcataagcccccaaacacccccttgacctcatcataagccccccaacacccccttgaccttatcctaagcctccccaacgccccctagacctTATCCTAagcctccccaacgccccctagacctTATCCTAagcctccccaacacccccttgacctcatcataagccccccctacaccccattgacctcatcataagccagccaacacccccttgacatcatcataagcccccccaacacccccttgacctcatcataagccccccccaacacccgcttgacctcatcataagcccccccaacaccccattgacctcatcatatgcccccccaacaccccattgacctcatcatacgttTGCTTGCCAACACCCTcttattaataaaaaaataaatttgactAATGTCTGAAACACactgaaacgagagagagagagcgagcgagcgagcgagagagagagagagagagagagagagagagagagagagagagagagagagagagagagagagagagagagagagagagagatgctcagaTCAGACCCAATTTTGATCTTCACCACTCTATAGTGAAACTATTACAACACAGACACTTTAAACCAGTGCAAGCCAGGTAGTAGTAGGACTTaacatttttagagaaaataattaaAGAACTGCAGGAAGTAGACAACAAATAAAAGCATAATGCAGGCAGGTTTGTAGTAGTCCAGGCCGGGTTGTAGTCCGGCCTCAGGGCATTCCCCCAACTCATCCTTCATCAAACATTTGCCATCCTCCTGTTAACTAAAAACTGAAATGCCAGTAAATGACATCCATCCCCTGCCATGGTCTGATAAAAATCCTGCCCACTTTTAAAGGGCTCTTCAATGTTACATGAGGGAGCTCAACATGTCGCTTGCTCTGCGTCATCCACACCAGACCACACAatatacagcacatacagtatgagtatacagtataggcctactttgttacCTCAGTTCAGTGTCTGTCCTGTACTAAAGGTGCTTTGGTGTAGTGTGCTAACACACCCATACCACTACGGGTAATAGCCCATAGCCCATAATagactaactaacccttctttgcatctgcacttgttgttctgcatatttcctgtgcaccttgtatctgctagtgatgttggctatgatttatgtccttgtttgtaagtcgctttggttataaagcgtctgccaaatgcaatgtaatgtaatgtaatagcctTTAAGTCCAGTATAGGTCACATGCCCATCCATCTCTTGCTGTCCCACTCTTCAGTCATAATAAAAGCATAATGAAAATATCCTACTTCAAAAGACATCACCTGTGCTGTTAACTATAAAGGCATGAATGAGATCCCCTTCCATGGTCTGTttaaaaacctgcccacttttaaAATGTTATTCTATGTCGCATGCGGAAGCACATCACAGCAGACTTGCAGCACACAGCATTTTGCTCTGTGCCCTCCATACCACAGACATACTGTAAACATGTATGCATATGAATATTTTAATATTCTGGATATGAAATGATGTCCCTGATACTGGTTTTGATTTTCTACATGATATTAATCACGGTTTAATGTAATTTCCTTTTTATTGAATTTCCCCCTTCTGGTTATTCGACAAATTGATACTCTGCCTATGTAAGGCTGAATTGCTGGAAAATTACAGAAAAGTACCACTGTGAACTGGCATGGGGCCAAGACTGCTAGCGGACTGGACCACCAGTCAACCTTGAGCCTGATATTCTGTAACTATGCAAACTGTACCAGTCATGGTTAATAAACCCCAACAACACCATAACAACCGCTATCATGAAGCTCTACACTGACATGATATACAGTAGTGTACAAGGACATTTATCCGCCAGCACCAAGTTGTGCAGGGCCTCAGCAGCTACATGGAAAACGTGACAAAGGAAAATCCCATGAATATCACCCAACAAGGTAGCCAGATCAAAGAATACGCCTACACCGTCCAATTGCACCATCACTATTATATTTTGTTGCAATTTAATAAAACCATTTTAATGTAGTCGatgcccaagtaaaaaaaaagtgtacttaatatatacttaataagtacgttttattgtatttaaagtgtacttcaaaagtgtgtatttaaagaatgttattttgggacaacttatagtatacttaaatgtacttgaaatataattaagtagagcttaaacacattttaagttgacttttttgtactaaaattaaactttgcacaagtgtacttaatatactaaaaatatatttaactttaagtacattataagtatactaaccaagtcactttaaaatgtgtttaatgtgaactttagcatgcggataagtgcattttaagtacattagaaatctatttcaatgtcatgagaaagtactttatagtatactgcagaagtacatacttaagttgtgttattttgggacaacttatagtatacttaaatacacttgaaatataattaagtagagcttaatcacattttaagttgactttcttgtactaaaatcaaactttgtacaagtgtacttaatatactaaaaatatactttactttaagtacattgtaagcatactaaccaaataaactttaaaatgtgtttaatgtgtacttttagcatgcagataagtgcattttaagtacattagaaatctatttcaatgtcacaagaaagtactttatagcatgctgcagaagtatatacttaagttgtgttattttgggacaacttatagtgcacttaaatacacttgaagtatgattaagtagagcttaaacacattttaagcttacttttttgtactaaaatcaaactttgtacaagtgcacttaatgtactaaagcatactttactttaagtacatttcaaatatattcacaaaaaacGCTTTaggtacattttaagtgtattgactctaaatgtattttaagtatactacaagtagattttactttaagcacacttcaaatatatttattttaagtacactttaaatatatttcaaaagtatatgaaaaaacatCATAAAATCTCTAAtaactcatttccattgtacattgtcttatTCACaatcatcagccattcacatgaaccttcctttcacctccacttcagacaacaaccactgcctcaaccaggatttgaacccacaattcactgaaccacagacctgcactctaaccactagaccacaactacctgttcttcatcaggcacaattacgttcttgaagtaatagtcttgagtagtacactttaagtatacttttatatatttaataataatacttagaaatcattggtggtggtatgcttttatcgaattaaagacacttttacatgtttaatttgtgaaccaaaaagtacacttaaagtgcacttaatatactaataacacaacttaagtacagacttcagtagtGTGCTTAAAAGTtgaataggtaaggccttacatgcctttttaagatctgtttgtgctcttcaatatggtgtttttaccatgaaaatacattaacaaaatggaaggttatttaatgttacaaagcataatgaataaataaacctaggttaaaatacactaaaatgatggttaaaaaaaagtacccaggtgaaaaacttGTACTtaacatacttattaagtatgtatttttgtatttaaaatatacttcaaaagtgtgtatttaaagaatgttattttgggacaacttatagtatacttaaatacacttgaagtatgattaagtagagctttaacacattttaagctgactttttggtactaaaatcaatctttgcagaagtgtacttaatatactaaaatcatacttaactgtaagtacattttaaatatacttactaattcactttaaaatatgtttaatgtgtactttaacatgtggtgaagtgtaactatttgaagtatgctacaaatctatttcaaggtcataagaaagcactttatagcatgctgcagaagtacatacttaagttgtgttattttgggacaacttatagtatacttaaatacacttgaaatataattaagtagagctttaacacattttaagttgactttttggtactaaaatcaaacgttgtacaagtgtacttaatatgctaaaatcatacttaactttaggtacgtttcaaatattctttctaatactaaactttagcacattaattgtaaaatacaaatacacttaaaatacacttaaaatatactacactaatagtatgttttcaaatacaatacatttaaatacaatacactaatagtgtattttataatactacactttaacacattacttttaaaatacaaatgtacttaaaatagacttaaaattgaatatactaatagtatatttaacagtaccacacttaagcacattactttaaaaatacaaatgtacttacaatacatttaaatacaatacacttatagtgtattttataatactacacttaagtacataacttttaaaataccaagatacttaaaatacacttaaaatataatacactaatagtatactttataatgctacactttagcacattacttttaaaatacaaatgtacttaaaatacatttaaatacaatacactaatagtgtatttcataacactacacttaagtacatgacttttaaaatacaaagatacttaaaatacacttaaaatataatacactaacagtatactgtataatgctacactttagcacattacttttaaaaatacaaatgtacttaaaatagacttaaaatacaatatactaatagtatatttgacaatactacactttagcacattacttttaaaatacaaatgtacttacaatacatataaatacaatacactaatagtgtactttataatactacacttaaatacataacttttaaaatacaaagatacttaaaatacactaaaaatataatacactaatagtacactgtataacgctacactttagcacattacttttaaaatacaaatgtaattaaaatagtcttaaaatacaatatacgaatagtatatttgacaatactacacttaagcacattacttttaaaatacaaatgtacttacaatacatttaaatacaatacactaatagtgtattttataatactacacttttgtatataacttttaaaatacaaagatacttaaaatacacttaaagtataatacactaatagtatactttataatgctacactttagcacattacttttaaaatacaaatatacttaaaatacacttaaaatataatacactaatagtatattttacaatactacacttagcacattacttttaaaatacaaatatacttaaaatacatttaaaatacaatacactaacagtatattttataaaactatatttaagtacataactttaataatacaaatgattttaaaatatatttaaaatacactaaactataagtatatttttaaataccatacttaagtactgtacttgataaatagagtgtacttaaaatgtactttcagaaaattaaatatatttaaagtacacttaagtacacatttttttgacctgggtgtACAATCAAACAAAGTATGTAtattgtatatgtatatatattatgtatataggcctagtatgtactgtatacccAGTTGAAAATGTATTTCAGTGCAGTAAAAAAATGTCATGGAATGCATTTGAGCAACaattgtgagcacacacacagtaggcctacaactgatttgcctagaccagtggttttcaaagtgggggccggggacccttgGGGGGCAATGaaaggaaataataaaataaattattaAAGAAATTGAAGAACTAaggtacaccaaaataaaccaaaaatgagctaaataatattcccattagttaatttaatatatcctagtggggcactgactcacagacctagactatggttgtgaaaggggatgcacaataaaaaatagtgtggcacgacccatgtaaagggggccttggcttgAATCTACCaggatatggggggccttggcatggttaagtttgggaacccctggcctacactaatagtaggctatattttgcttTTACAATAGCCAAGAGCTTTGGGAGATTCTTTTGTAAAATTATAATAATTCCAGGTCCATCCCAAATATGATAGCCTATATGCCACACCTGTGcaaatgcatctctctctctctctctctctctctctctctctctctctctctctctctctctctctctctctctctcacacacacacacacacacacacacacacacacacacgcacgcacgcacgcacgcacgcacgcacgcgcgattAGTATCAGCTGGGGCGCCAAGCCTAagtgacacacaaaaaaacatttgaaactaAACGGCCTCTTCTCTAGTAAAATGTGgtctgttattcaccatctaggggcttggggccccaaacggctgtctgcctagcctggtgacaatgCGCCTCTgcaaacgcgcgcgcgcatacgcgcatacgcgcacacacacacacacacacactacattaggcAATGTCGTCATGGTAACTTCAGATGCTTTTATGGTTTCGCTAGAAGGGTGTGCTTGTCGCCATTATGGCTTCCACAGAAAGGATGTCGAATAATGAACCCTGTAGCCTATTACCTTCCtcaaatgtgtgtaagcaaactAGACAGCTGTCCACATTCACAAATTCAACACATCATTCAAGCTCTTTGCAAACTTTCACCAGCTCGTGTCATATTGGGTAAACTAAACATGAACACAAATTAGCCTACTTTCATGTTTTCAGCGCGAGAGGCACAAAccggtgttaaaaataggctaggTTTCTCCAACCAGTTACCCAGATGTCAGAATCAACAGTGACAAGTCGTAATTGTCCATCTTAATTTAGGCCTACTTTAGGCTACTTAGGCTACCGTACATTACTATTTGACCATCACTTTGTTTCTTAGTTGATCTGGGGACACCaacagataggcctaggcctaccagtTCACATCGGAACAGGAAACAATTGAGTGAAATGTGTTTTAAAACGCGTTTGCAATAGGCCATTTGTAAGCTATATGGCCTACCAAACTGTTTCTCTCACTTAAATTGAAATATTGCAGAGTTTCCTCTTATCTTGGAGACATACCGTCATTCAGTTTCCATGGTATGATATGCTTCCTCGAGGTCGTTAATGGATAACTTTACTGTGCGCCTTCCCATATAAAACTCGGGTAATTAATTACCGTCGCAGTTCCTCTCGGGACAgccccaccaacaccaacatcCAGACAGTCTGCTCAGGTCCATTTCTTGTAGCCACAGCTAAGATGCCCACGTGCAAAACAGACTGCGTTGAAAAACCTTTATCAAAAGTCTTTGGAAAATTCGGATGGGTTATTGGCAAATATCCATGGCCCTTCTTTATTTTCCCGCTAATTATATCTGCAGGTCTGGGTGCAGGATTTTACTTTCTAGAAGACAGGGAGTCGAACGGTATCGAAGATCAGTTCACACCAAAAAATGGTCCGgccaagacagagagacaatttGTCAAAGAATATTTCCCGCAAACGGATGAGTTTTCAAGTCTGAGGCTGTACACCGATGGCACCTATGCATCGATTATTGCGGTGAGGTCAACAAACATTCTCACTGAAGAAGCGCTCCAGGAGATACTCGATTTAGATCGTCAAGTTAGAGAGCTCAAAACAGATGGACAGCGCCCCTTCACTTTCTCTGATTTGTGCGCAAAGATGAATGGAAGTTGCGTCTCCAATCGCATATTAGACATCATGAAGTCCTCGATTCGTGATGGCAGCCCAATAAGTTACCCGCTTTACAAAAACGGAACTAGTGGTCCTACAGAATTCATAGGATCAGCTATCGGTGATGTGAGTCAGGATTCCGCCAAAAACATAGAGAAAGCCCGTGCCATCAGACTTTTCTATTACTTAGAAGACAGCAGGAAGACTGAAACTGACGTTTGGCTAAAGAAGTTCATTGACACCTTCCCAGAGGACAAAACTCCTAGAAcggtatgttttttgtttttggtaaAACTTTGAATTtgaagtagcctatgtatgtaggcctatgtatgtatgtatgtatgtatgtatgtatgtatgtatgtatgtatgtatgtatgtatgtatctatctatctatctatctatctatctatctatctatgtaggtctatgtatgtatgtatgtatgtatgtatgtatgtatgtatgtatgtatgtacacagtaaattctgcagtgctcatttaacacttagagagttaatttGATTCCATTTGGACTtgaatgaactctgtaagtgttgaattaacaccacaacatttactgtgtatgtatgtatgtatgtatgtatgtatgtatgtatgtatgtatgtatgtatgtatgtatgtatgtatgtatgcctacagtagcctatgtagtaGGCTATTTAAAGTACTAGCCTATTAGGCCTGAGCCACTGGGTCAAAATTCTGCTTGTAAGACTACACTAATCTGATCTAGGCTATAGAAAAAAGAAGGCTTatgccttttcttttttaagtCTGATTTATTAAAAGGCATAGGAGGAAGCACAGAACATTTATTGAAAATAGTATGTTATCTTATACTCTAAATGCGGCACTATGTGCACCCAAAAAGAATTCTTTTGATGTTGGTCTGTCCCTTAATTACAAGTTACCCTTTCCTCAGCCCGAAGGTGACCCCTGTCCTGAACTGAGCGCACCTTCATTTCCTTTCAGTCAAAAGAACCCTTTATAAATGGAAGCAAACAGTGGGGATTGTTTAGCTATCTCAGGTTGACTGAATGTTTTGTACTATGGCTTGCAGATCTCTATTTCGTACTTCACTTCAATTTCAAGAGAGGAGGAGTTTGACACCAATTCCAAGACGGTCATCCCACTCTTTTCTGTCACATACTTCTTGGCCATCACTGTCTCAATAGTTTCCTGTTTGAGGTAAGTTATAATCAACTACTTGTACTTCCAAGTCACAATCACACAAATCTATAGCCATGCTACAGCACTTCTCCATGGAAAAACGGATCAAATCAAGGAAATGAGGCAGGCTAACATGCAAGAATGTTTACTCTCACAGGATGAATCCGCAAAGTCAGAGAATACGTGCACATCAGTAGctcaggtgctggaccaaacagaagatcaCTAAACTGAGAGGAAATGATAATAGTCCGCAAGACTACTCTATGCTTCCAAACAAAGCTTAATGGCACAATGTTTGCGACGTGCAGTCCTCaactttgatgaaggactgagcaTCCAAAACGTGCCATTAAAATGGTTTGGAAGAatagaacagtgttgcagaccttcatCATTTCCTTTCAGTTTACTCTCGCAGGATAGCCAGTATGAAAAGTAAAATCGACAGATACTTTATTTTAGTAAGATTAAAAAATCAGTCCTTTTCATTTTGGTTTGGGTTGGTCTTACTTTCTTTTGATTGAGATTATTATTGGGGAAAACATTATTTAATAAGATATTTGTATTTTCTACAGGCACTTTGAGGATTTTGCATCTAACCACTTCGCACTGTTCATTTATCCTCGTGGTGTCTTCTTGGTTTTGTGTTCATCTGTAGGCTGGACTGTGTGCGTAACAAGGTGTGGGTGGCCACCTTTGGGGTGCTGTCTGCTGGCCTGGCCGTGCTCTCCAGCTTTGGACTTCTGCTCTTCTGTGGCATGCCATTTGTGATGACTGTGGCAACAGCTCCCTTTCTTATTCTTGGTAGGCATAACATCCTGAATGTAGTTTAATTATGTAATTAGTTAATTTATTActcaatcaatctatcaatcaaatgCTCAATCAGTCAATGGTTGCACACCGCTGATCGCAAATAAACTCAAATGATATTTGGCACCACCTACAGTTTGAAGTAAGACTTACACTATTACCAAGCTCACATTTTAGTGTGGAAGCCATCAAAGACAAATGAGAGTGGCACCCCCTGTCAGTGAAATCAAAAGGCATACATTaagacttttttgtgtgtgtccagtacTTTTCAAACCACAATATGAATAAAAGAAATCCTGCAGGATGCAGTTAAAATTTAACATTTACATGTCCACAGCAATATGGAACCTTTCAGAGCAAACAGGGAGTTTTACACTGAAAAGCAATTTTGAACAGCCGTCTGTAGTCAATATCCAAATTAAGTGTTAATGTTACAGACAGTACATGACAATCCGAAACGGCTTAATTGTACACCTACTGTAAAAGGTCTGCCGTGTGTCATCTGTTTGAATTAGGTAATGTAGCCCAAGTCACTGCAATTCAAGTTAGCTTCATCGTCAATATACGTACAGTGTATCGTTGTAATATTTTGGTTTCCTTGCTACAGGTGTTGGTGTGGACGACATGTTCATCATGATCTCAGCCTGGCAGAAGACAAAAGTGAAGGACAACGTTGAAGATCGGATGGAAGAGACGTACAAGGAGGCTGCcgtctccatcaccatcaccaccctgaCTAATGTCCTGGCCTTCTATATCGGCCTCATGACAGACTTCGGGTCTGTGCAGTCCTTCTGTATGTACACGGGCACTGCCCTCCTCTTCTGCTACTTCTACAGCATCACATTCTTTGGGGCCTTCATGGCCTTCAATGGTCGACGAGAGAAAAGCAACAGACACTTTTTCACATGCCGGATTGTTGACCTTCCAGATGCTAACAATACAGCCAACGCTTGCTCAGTAGGAGGGGCATACGATCCTACGACGGGTACGGAGGAGGACCTGCCAATGAataactttttcaaaaatcattatGGGCCATTTATAACAAAACCCTGGACAAAGGTGTTTGTTGTCCTCATCTACGCAGGGTATTTGGCTGGTAGCATATATGGCTGTTTTCAAATGCAGGAGGGCATTGAGCTGAAAAATCTAGCGCCTGATGATTCATATGTTGCTAGTTACTATGACAATGAAAATGCCTATTTCACAGAGTACGGGCCCTTTGTCATGTTGGTTATTAGAAATCAAAGCTTTCAGTACTGGGAGCAAAGTGCCCGTGACAGCCTTAGTGTGTGCCTGAAAGAATTTGAATCATCTGAGATGGTTGCCAAAAACATGATCATATCTTGGCTTGAGTCTTATGAGTTATATGGAAATTTAAGTGGCCTCAATCTAAacagtgaaaatgtgtttatgaAGAACGTATCCGAATTTCTTACTAAAGCAGGTTTCAGTCAGGATGTAAACATTACTGACGGCAAAATACTGGCTTCTAGATTGTTCATTCCCACTGTGAACATCAGTTCAGCAACTGATGAAAAAGACATGTTGAACTTCTTCAGGGAGACAGCTGTAGGCCTAACCTGTAAAGACCTTGACGCGTTAGTCTACCACCCTGCTTTCATTTATTATGACCAATATGCAGTCATAGTCAGCAACACGATACAAAATATTGCAGTTGCAACCGTAGTTATGCTTGTTATATCTCTTCTGTTGATCCCAAgtcctctgtcctctctgtgGGTGACATTTGCCATTGCTTCAGTTATAGTAGGTGTGGCTGGTTTCATGGCTCTGTGGGGTGTCAATCTAGACTCCATCTCAATGATCAACCTGGTCATCTGCATTGGCTTTTCTGTGGATTTCTCGGCACACATCTCCTATGCCTTTGTGTCAAGCAACGAAAGAACGGCCAACAAAAAAGCTGTTGATGCCGTCTACAATCTCGGCTATCCAATTGTGCAAGGAGCCATCTCTACCATTGCTGGTGTTGTTGTCCTTTCGGCAGCCAAGAGTTACATCTTCAGGACGTTCTTCAAGATCATGTTCCTGGTCATCACGTTTGGTGCGTTCCACGGCATTGTGTTCATCCCTGTGTTCCTAACATTCTTTGGCTGCTGCAGTGACTCAAAGAATGCCGTTGATGACAAAGTCCAAAGCCCCCAAATACAAAGTAGCCTTAAATCTCTGCAAAATGCCTTGCCAATGTATGCAAATATGATGCATAGTCCAAAAAGTCCTAAAAGCATCCAGGGTCATCCAAACGTTAGCTTTGATCCTGATTGCCCCTAAACTTATGTAGATGCACTGAAGACCGATAGCTGCAAAAGCAAAACATGATAGGTACAGGGTGAAGGGTTACATACATGCTTTTCAACACACACTTTCCAAGTTACAATGTACAGAGTAAATTttacagtgttacttcaacacgtagagagtactGTGGTAATCGAATTTACTCAAGAAAATTAAAatatactctctaagtgttgaagtaggACTGCAGACTTTGTATTCCAAGTTATACATGTCGTCTGACTAATATTTATTATTCTCTGTAACTGCTACTTGCATTTGTCTACATTGCttatgtattttgttttttagatGGATACATTTGTACATTAAAGTTGTGAAACTTTGAATATTCACTGTTATTGTTCTGTGtagcttttattattattattagattttACTATTTACAGAGTATAGCTT is part of the Engraulis encrasicolus isolate BLACKSEA-1 chromosome 9, IST_EnEncr_1.0, whole genome shotgun sequence genome and encodes:
- the ptchd3a gene encoding patched domain-containing protein 3, encoding MPTCKTDCVEKPLSKVFGKFGWVIGKYPWPFFIFPLIISAGLGAGFYFLEDRESNGIEDQFTPKNGPAKTERQFVKEYFPQTDEFSSLRLYTDGTYASIIAVRSTNILTEEALQEILDLDRQVRELKTDGQRPFTFSDLCAKMNGSCVSNRILDIMKSSIRDGSPISYPLYKNGTSGPTEFIGSAIGDVSQDSAKNIEKARAIRLFYYLEDSRKTETDVWLKKFIDTFPEDKTPRTISISYFTSISREEEFDTNSKTVIPLFSVTYFLAITVSIVSCLRLDCVRNKVWVATFGVLSAGLAVLSSFGLLLFCGMPFVMTVATAPFLILGVGVDDMFIMISAWQKTKVKDNVEDRMEETYKEAAVSITITTLTNVLAFYIGLMTDFGSVQSFCMYTGTALLFCYFYSITFFGAFMAFNGRREKSNRHFFTCRIVDLPDANNTANACSVGGAYDPTTGTEEDLPMNNFFKNHYGPFITKPWTKVFVVLIYAGYLAGSIYGCFQMQEGIELKNLAPDDSYVASYYDNENAYFTEYGPFVMLVIRNQSFQYWEQSARDSLSVCLKEFESSEMVAKNMIISWLESYELYGNLSGLNLNSENVFMKNVSEFLTKAGFSQDVNITDGKILASRLFIPTVNISSATDEKDMLNFFRETAVGLTCKDLDALVYHPAFIYYDQYAVIVSNTIQNIAVATVVMLVISLLLIPSPLSSLWVTFAIASVIVGVAGFMALWGVNLDSISMINLVICIGFSVDFSAHISYAFVSSNERTANKKAVDAVYNLGYPIVQGAISTIAGVVVLSAAKSYIFRTFFKIMFLVITFGAFHGIVFIPVFLTFFGCCSDSKNAVDDKVQSPQIQSSLKSLQNALPMYANMMHSPKSPKSIQGHPNVSFDPDCP